The following are encoded in a window of Deltaproteobacteria bacterium genomic DNA:
- a CDS encoding diguanylate cyclase, translating to MADSPLNVLYVDQNKSFAQTTEGILKQGFRKASFSFVQNNKTALTHLKEHPVDLVLLGHHPKKNDGFRLMEDIRKKAIDTPVIMISREANERTAVEAMKRGAYDYLSEKELDVVTLKSAIRNAISRKRTERRNRRADQRIREQATRDGLTGLYNHRYFQKIMNREYKQARRYEYPLYCIMLDLDDFKGVNDTFGHLFGDTVLKESAAILKGQMRDIDLLARYGGEEFAVILTHIHAKGVLSLCERVREAFAQHTFAEEDHSTVITISIGIASLQDPRVDGPSTLVRHADEALYEAKNRGKNTVCQWREKESLYKGLQGDYREKIEYYQKQFLGFTREILDKFLDYSRKIVDDIEKKDHKTAQHSAKVTRYAVDLARALHLSEGEIHSIRLAGILHDIGKAGIDQKILTKKGTYTPRESRIMKLHPLFSVKMIEPFSFLDQEMQIILQHHERFDGKGYPTGRKGWEIKRGARILALCDAYDAMTSGRSYKKKQTLTEGCREIERNAGTQFDPEMAKVFLRMIEKTHET from the coding sequence ATGGCTGATTCTCCACTCAACGTACTCTACGTGGATCAGAATAAAAGCTTCGCGCAGACCACGGAAGGAATCCTGAAACAAGGATTCCGGAAAGCCTCATTCTCCTTCGTTCAAAACAACAAAACCGCCCTGACCCATCTGAAGGAACACCCCGTAGATCTTGTCCTGCTCGGGCACCACCCGAAAAAGAATGACGGCTTCCGCCTCATGGAAGATATTCGGAAGAAGGCCATCGATACCCCCGTCATCATGATCTCCCGGGAGGCGAATGAACGAACCGCCGTGGAGGCCATGAAGCGGGGAGCCTACGATTACCTCTCGGAAAAAGAACTGGATGTCGTCACCCTGAAGTCGGCGATCCGGAATGCCATCTCGCGAAAACGAACGGAGCGGAGAAACCGACGCGCCGATCAGCGAATCCGGGAACAGGCGACCCGGGACGGACTGACGGGGCTCTACAATCACCGGTACTTCCAGAAAATCATGAACCGGGAATACAAACAGGCCCGACGCTACGAGTATCCTCTCTACTGCATTATGCTCGACCTCGACGATTTCAAGGGGGTCAATGACACCTTCGGGCACCTCTTCGGCGACACCGTACTGAAGGAAAGCGCTGCAATTCTTAAGGGACAGATGCGGGATATCGACCTGCTGGCCCGCTACGGAGGGGAAGAGTTCGCCGTCATCCTGACCCACATCCACGCGAAGGGAGTTCTCTCCCTTTGTGAACGGGTCCGGGAGGCCTTCGCCCAACATACCTTTGCCGAGGAAGACCATTCAACGGTGATCACCATCAGTATCGGCATTGCTTCCCTGCAGGACCCCAGGGTGGACGGTCCATCCACCCTTGTCCGGCATGCCGACGAGGCTCTCTATGAGGCCAAAAACCGGGGGAAAAACACCGTCTGCCAATGGCGGGAGAAAGAGTCCCTCTACAAGGGACTGCAGGGGGACTACCGGGAGAAGATCGAATATTATCAGAAGCAGTTCCTGGGATTCACCCGGGAGATTCTCGACAAGTTCCTCGACTACAGCCGGAAGATCGTCGATGATATCGAGAAGAAGGATCACAAAACGGCACAGCATTCCGCCAAGGTGACCCGTTACGCCGTCGACCTGGCCCGGGCTCTCCATCTTTCCGAAGGGGAGATCCATTCGATCCGCCTGGCGGGGATCCTTCACGATATCGGCAAGGCAGGCATCGATCAGAAAATCCTCACCAAGAAGGGGACCTACACACCAAGGGAATCCCGCATCATGAAGCTCCATCCCCTCTTCAGTGTGAAGATGATTGAGCCCTTCAGCTTTCTTGATCAGGAGATGCAGATCATCCTGCAACACCATGAACGTTTCGACGGCAAAGGGTATCCGACCGGCCGCAAGGGGTGGGAGATTAAACGGGGCGCCCGAATCCTGGCCCTCTGCGACGCCTACGACGCCATGACCTCCGGCAGGAGCTATAAGAAGAAACAGACCCTCACGGAAGGATGCCGGGAGATCGAGCGAAACGCCGGCACGCAGTTCGACCCCGAGATGGCCAAGGTCTTTCTCCGGATGATCGAGAAAACCCACGAGACTTGA
- a CDS encoding methyltransferase, with protein MDETLDTLSAGGLRILQPRNGYRYSLDALILPFFMAPKEGGSIVELGAGCGVVSMLLARRCPSCRIISVEIQERLHHLHEKNLALNELGGFVQLIHGDIRRIDEFLPPDSAEEVCSNPPFRKVRAGRISPDREKAIARHEVALTLEELVRAAVYLLKKQGRFSLIYLPERLADLVQTLRRNGLEPKRMRMVQSFPKTPPVLLLMEAVKGGRPGMTHEAPLVIYRDEEKNYSDEMEAIYGFGSENVE; from the coding sequence ATGGATGAGACCCTCGATACCCTCTCCGCCGGCGGGCTCCGTATTCTGCAGCCCCGCAACGGGTATCGTTACTCCCTGGATGCCCTGATTCTTCCCTTCTTCATGGCGCCGAAAGAAGGGGGCTCCATCGTGGAACTCGGCGCCGGCTGCGGTGTTGTCTCCATGCTGCTTGCCCGGCGATGTCCATCCTGCCGGATCATCTCCGTCGAGATCCAGGAACGGCTCCACCACCTCCATGAAAAGAATCTTGCTCTCAATGAGCTGGGCGGTTTTGTGCAGTTGATCCATGGGGATATCCGCCGGATCGATGAGTTCCTCCCGCCGGATTCAGCGGAAGAGGTTTGCTCCAATCCTCCCTTCCGAAAAGTCCGTGCCGGCAGGATCAGCCCCGACCGGGAGAAGGCGATCGCCCGCCACGAAGTGGCGCTGACCCTGGAAGAGCTGGTCCGTGCGGCGGTCTATCTTCTGAAGAAACAGGGACGCTTCTCCCTGATCTATCTCCCGGAACGGCTTGCCGACCTTGTGCAGACCCTCCGTCGTAACGGCCTCGAACCGAAGCGGATGCGAATGGTTCAATCCTTTCCGAAGACCCCGCCGGTCCTGTTGCTGATGGAGGCCGTGAAGGGTGGACGGCCCGGCATGACCCATGAGGCGCCCCTGGTGATCTACCGGGATGAGGAAAAGAACTATTCCGATGAGATGGAAGCGATCTACGGGTTCGGCAGCGAAAATGTGGAGTAA
- a CDS encoding sigma-54-dependent Fis family transcriptional regulator — translation MNQVKILIVDDDPNILEVLAMRLESQGFEPTKAVSGDEALALLEAARFDLILTDLRMAGMDGIDLTEEVRRRNAEVPVILLTAHGSIPNAVEAMQKGAFSYLTKPFDDRELLIHIERALEKSRMQKQIHNLESLVEDRFSFKQIIGRSRPMKEIFKQVELVAGSDSTVLLTGESGTGKELFARAIHAHSHKADGPFLTVNCGAIPENLLENELFGHEKGAYTGADSAKEGYFARADGGTLFLDEIGETPPAIQVKLLRVLQEKAFTPIGSDRMVTVDLRLVAATNRDLEQAVAEGTFREDLYYRIHVIPIHIPPLRERKEDIPFLVDHFIRTCSTRLKKPIEGIDPVAVQQLLQQNWPGNVRELENRIEQAVVMARGILLTPQDFFFLHKEDAQTSFLSFRQAKDVFEKEYVTHVLKVTGGHVTNAAKMAGKQRADFYNLMKKHQIRREDFCEQS, via the coding sequence ATGAATCAGGTGAAAATCCTGATCGTCGATGACGATCCCAACATTTTAGAGGTTCTGGCCATGCGGCTGGAGTCGCAGGGGTTTGAACCGACGAAAGCCGTAAGCGGAGATGAGGCCCTGGCCCTGCTGGAGGCGGCCCGGTTCGACCTGATTCTCACCGACCTCCGTATGGCCGGGATGGACGGGATCGACCTGACGGAAGAGGTGCGTCGGCGGAATGCCGAGGTCCCGGTGATCCTGCTGACGGCCCACGGGAGTATTCCCAATGCCGTCGAGGCGATGCAGAAGGGGGCTTTCAGTTACCTGACCAAGCCCTTCGATGACCGGGAACTCCTCATTCATATCGAACGGGCACTGGAAAAAAGCCGGATGCAGAAACAGATTCATAATCTCGAATCGCTCGTTGAGGACCGGTTCAGCTTCAAGCAGATCATCGGTCGAAGCCGCCCGATGAAAGAAATCTTCAAGCAGGTCGAACTGGTGGCGGGATCCGACTCCACGGTTCTCCTCACGGGGGAAAGCGGAACCGGGAAGGAACTCTTTGCCCGGGCCATCCATGCCCACAGCCACAAGGCGGACGGTCCCTTTCTAACCGTTAATTGCGGGGCGATTCCGGAGAACCTCCTGGAGAATGAGCTCTTCGGCCATGAAAAGGGGGCCTATACCGGTGCCGATTCCGCAAAGGAGGGGTATTTCGCCCGGGCCGATGGAGGGACCCTCTTCCTGGATGAGATCGGAGAGACGCCCCCGGCCATTCAGGTCAAACTCCTCCGGGTTCTACAGGAGAAGGCCTTTACCCCCATCGGATCGGACCGGATGGTTACCGTCGATCTCCGTCTTGTTGCCGCCACGAACCGGGATCTGGAACAGGCCGTCGCCGAGGGGACCTTCCGGGAGGATCTCTACTACCGGATCCACGTCATCCCGATCCACATCCCTCCGCTCCGGGAACGGAAGGAGGATATCCCTTTTCTGGTCGATCATTTCATACGGACATGTTCGACGCGTCTGAAAAAACCGATCGAAGGAATTGATCCCGTGGCGGTGCAACAGCTTCTTCAGCAGAACTGGCCCGGAAATGTCCGGGAACTGGAGAACCGGATCGAGCAGGCCGTGGTGATGGCCCGGGGAATTCTGCTGACGCCGCAGGACTTCTTCTTTCTTCACAAAGAGGATGCCCAAACAAGTTTTCTTTCCTTCCGGCAGGCCAAGGATGTCTTTGAAAAAGAATATGTCACCCATGTTCTGAAGGTCACGGGGGGGCATGTGACCAACGCCGCGAAGATGGCCGGGAAGCAGCGGGCCGATTTCTACAATCTCATGAAGAAACATCAAATCCGTCGGGAAGATTTTTGCGAGCAATCCTGA